In Salinibaculum sp. SYNS191, the genomic window AGATGTGTTTCAGGAGAATCCGGGGCGTACTCGCGCCAGTGGATTTCGCCGCCATCACGAACGGCCGCTCTTTCACCTGTAACACCTGCGACCTGAGTACCCGCGCCATCCCACGCCATATCAACGCCCCGATGATGAACGCGGTCGTCCAGAAGCCACTCTCCAGAATCACCACGAGGACGAGCGCCGCCGGTAACAGTGGGACGCTGTATATAAAGTCTGTAAACCGCATCAACACCTCGTCGACGAGTCCACCGACGTAGCCGGCTGTCACCCCCACTACCGACCCGATGGTGAGAATCATCGTGCCGACGACGACGACGAGCAACATCGTCGGTTGGGCACCGACCAGCACCATAGAGAAGATGTCGCGGCCTAATCTATCCGTCCCCATCGGATGGTCGATAGATGGTGGCTGCGTCCGGAGAATATCGCCCGAGTCGCTGTACTGCGTCTCGGAAGGGTTGTAGGGAGCAATCTGTGGACCGAAGGCACCCATCAAAACCACGGCGATGAAGAACGCAAACGCGACCTTCGTGATTCTGTCCGAGAGAGTGTTCTGGAAGATATCGACCAGATTTCGGACGAAATAGTTCGAGCGAACTCGCCCGTACGCGGCTGTGAAACGAGCTGTCACCACGTCGACACCCTCCTATGCCTCACTGGGAAGGCCACAGTATTGCCCATGGTACTCATAGGCAACCTTTGCATCTATGGATTATAAAATTGTTGGAGGTTGTTGTACGGTCTACAGTATCGAGCCGCAAGCCAGCGGTGGGTTGTTACACACGAGGGCAGGAATGACACGGGACTGTGAGGGTGGGTGTAAGTGAGGCTAAGCGGCAAGGTCGGACTGACTCGGGCGACGGCAAGGTATTTTAAGAGCGGAGTCTGTACATTCTACCCATGCTGACGCAGTTACTGGACTCCGGTGTCCTCACAGAAGGGGAGTCCGGGTTTCAGTTGAGCGAACAGTTCGTCGACACTGTGGAGGCGAACCAAGCGGCGCTGGATGGACTGACACCCGACGAAAGTGTACACGCTGTCCTCGGACTCGATTCTGAGGGACCGGTGAGCGAACTGGACGAAGCTGACGCGCCGTTCCTCGTCGAGTATGCCACACTGGTAGAGATGGTCTCCGACGCAAGTGCGGAGGAGTTGATTCGGTGGACTGCGATTCTCGACCAGTTCCGAGCGGATGCATCTCCGACGGATGGGTCACCGGAGCCGTTTCTCGACGTCTCCGGCGATAAACTTCCCTCGTATCTCGAACTGTTCAGCCCCGCAATCGTCTACGTGTGGCGAGAAGAGTGCGACCCGTGTGACATTGTTCGCGGAGATTTCGAGAATATCTTCGGTGACGCTCCCGAAGACATCGCTCTCTTCTCGGTGTATGGCCCGGACAACAGCGTCATGCTACAGGAGCGCTACGACGTGATGGCCGGCCCGACAGTGCTGTTCATGGTCGACGGCCGAGTGGACGCCCGCCTCGTCGGCGCACACACGCGTGAGACACTCGACTCCGAAATCGACATTCTCCGCGACGTTGCTTGAAAGGACAGACAGCAACGCCGCTGCCGACGGTCCGGTCAGATATCGACGATACCACGGCCGTCCCGACAGTCGATGGTCGTGTCGAAGGCCGCCGAGAGTGATGCGAATCGGTCCACGATGGCGTCCGCACGGTCGCCGGTCGCAACCACGGGAATGCCTCGAGAAGACGGGCCACGGCTCTCCTGTAACCAACAAGGGACTAGTTCGATGTGGTCCAGTTGTCCACCAACGAACGTACAGACCGGCAGGACAGTCTCCCAAATCGGCCCGTCACCGATGATATCCTCACGCAACTGCCCATCCTCGAAGAACCACCGGTCGAACAGCGCCGACGGCCGCTCGTCGGTGACGCCGAAGCGACGGTACGTCTCCGCCGGGAACCGGTCTATCTGCTCCAACTGGAGGAAGAAGTTCCCCAGCGAGTAGAAGATCGGCTTCCCGTCATACACTTCCATTCCACGGAGCACGTGCGGGCCGGTCGTGACGAAGGCATCCGCCCCGGCGTCGACACACGCGTGAGCGAACTCGACGAGAAAGTCGGGCGTGCCGGGCATGTTCCGCTGGCCGTCCGTCCCCTGATGTGAGTGAAGCGTCGCAACGACCCACTCGGCCCGCGTGCTCGCCTCGCGGACCGTGGAGAGAATCGCCTCGCAGTCCGGCTGGTCGACTGCATATCGAACGCCTTCTTCGGACTCGTCCTCGACGGTCTCGAATTTCTTGTCGTCGAAGTGGACGTACGACTCGTCATCCCAGTCGTGGCCGATGCCCAGTCCCTTCTGTTTCCACGCGCGCTGGCGATCAGACTCGCCGGTCGCCTCGCTAATCGCCCGGATTTGGTCGATACGCTCGCTGTGTAGACGGTAGATTTTCTCGACGTGGAGCGGATTGATGCCCGGCCGCCCCGGTACCAGCGGGGAACTGCGACCAGCCTCGCTCTCGGGCGGAATGCTCGTCGTGGCGCTGACGAGCGCGACACGTCCCCCCGGCGTCTGCCTGTACGCGGGCCGACGTGCATCCGCAAGATTCCGACCAAGGCCTGCGTAAGTCATCCCGTGCGACTCGAAGGCAACCATCGTATCTCTGATTCCTTCGTGAGTATAATCGTACGAGTGGTTCGTCCCAGCACTGGCGAACGAACAGCCCATCTCGACGAGGTCGTCGATGACGGCGGGCGGTGACCGGAGATGGAGCAGTCCACCCTCGTGAGCAGGTGGTCGGTCGTCGCCGGGAACGAGCGTCTCGAAGTTCGTCACCGCCGCGTCTGCCTCACGGAGTGTCGAGACGACGGCGTGGAACTGGCTGTCGGTTTCGGCCCGTTCCAAAATCGGTTCAGCGAGGATGGCGTCGCCAGTGGCCGCGAGTCTGAACGTCGTGTTCGCCATAGAAGCTACGACGTCGGTCACCCATCTATAGCTATCCCTCGAACAGACAACGGGTAGAACCGGGCGGCGAAAAAGCGTGCGTTATCCGGTGTACTCGCCTTCGGCGTTGACACACGGGAAGTCGTCGGGGCTGGGCTGGCCTTCAGCGGGCCACAGTGGCGACGTATCGGCACCTTGCGGGTAGTGCAGACGGCCGTCTTGGTCCCAGCCCCAGTCGGCGTCCGAGAGAACCTGCTGGGCGGCTTCCACGTCGCCCGAGGGGTCATCCGTGTACATCGGAGCGTCGTCCGGGAACCACGGGTGTTCCTGCGTGATAAACTGGGAGTGGAGCTGGACGGACCCCTGTCCGAACAGCACGACTTCGTTCATCTCCTGTCGGTTGATCGCCGCACCGATGGCTTGGCGAATCGGCTTGTACTTGACACCGGGCATCGGAATCTGCGGGTAGATCGCTGGACCACCGTAGAGACCAGCGGAGGTGACACCCTGCATGTCTCCCTGTCCGTCGAGTCGGTCGAAGGTCCCGGCCGTGACGAGCGTGACGAGGTCGATACCGCCGTTCTCGAAGGCGGCCACAGCGGAGGTTTCGTCTTCGAACCCACGGAGCACGATGTCGTGGTCGGGCTGAAAGTTCGGGTGACCGTCGAAGGCGGTGAGTCGTGCCGACTGGTCCGCTTGGAAGGAGGCCAGTTCGAACGGTCCGGAGCCCCACACATCGTCGGGAACTTGGAAGCCACCGGCGTTGCCGTCTGCGGCCTGCCACTGGTCCTTGTGCAAAATCCCGAACGTCGCCATATCCCGCGTGGTGAAGATCGGGTACGGGCTCTCGAAGTTGAACTCGATAGTCTTGTCGTCGATGACGTTGATCGACGAGAACGGAATGTCCGTCACCTTGTAGACCTCGGCCGAGTTGGCCTGCAGGAACTCGTAGGTGAATTTGACGTGTTCGGCGGTCACCTCGTCACCGTTGTGGAACTGGGCGTCGTCGGCCAGCGTGACAGTCACCTGCGTCGAGTCCTCGTTGCTCGAGTAGTCGCTCGCCAGCGCGTTCTGCAGCTCGTAGTTGCCGTCGTACATCACGAGCGGCGAGAAGATGAGCGCGTTCCAGAGGAAGAACGTCTCCCCCTGCTGTTGAATCATCCAGTTTTTCCGCGCCATCGTCTGGGAGTTCGCGGACATCGTAATCTCGGAGCCGTTCTTGGGGCGCGAGTCGACGAGCGAAATCGGGTTCGAGATGCGCAGACCGGCCTCGCCGGTCGAGTTCATCTCGACTTGATCCGTGTGGACGATCTGTGAGTCGAGCACGCCCACGATCATCATGTGAGAGTAGTCTTCACCGAGAATCTGGAACGCTTCGTCGACGAGTTCTCGACGCTGCTCCGGACCGACGGAACCCTGTTCTTGCGCGATGGCGCTGTACTCACAGTTCGGCCAGTTCGAGAGGTTAAGACCGCCTTTCCCGGCGTTCCCGATAGACTCCCGGAGGATGAACTCCTGTGGGTCGAGTCGGTCGGGTGAGGACGTGGACATCGCCATCCACAACGCGGCGGCTCGTCGGTCGTTGATGATGTCGTCGACAACTTCCGCGTTTGGGCGGCCGCGTGCCTCCGCGCTGATGCCGATTTGACTGAGGTCCTCGGCCATCCGTGGAGCCAACTCCTCCATGGTTGCCGTCCGACCCGCCTGTCCCGTCATGTACTCGATTGTGAGCGTCGGGACACGCTCACCGAGTTCCGAGGCGTCTTGGGTCGGAACGTTGCCTGACCCGCCGTCACCACCGTCGTCGCCACCATCACCACCGTCGTCGCCACCATCGCCCCCGTCGCCACCGATGAGTGCACACCCTGCGAGTGCAAGAGCGGGGACCGACGATAGCCCTTTGAGAATGTCTCTGCGGTCCAATGTCTTACCGGTCGAGTCGGATGACATGGAATAACATAACAACATGAACTACTTATACTTTTTGTGTATGGAGTTCACGGCCAGATACGAGACAGCAGGCATCCGCACGTCTCCCAGCACGAGCGACTGCGCCGGATTGTGACGAGTTCGTATCATCCAATCTACAACACATGCCGTATACCTGCTCGGCATCCGAGACGTGCCCAACCGAACAGTCCGACCGGGGCGACCCCAACACTTAACCCTACGCTGTAACCTCAGAGCAGTATGGACGAGACGCTGTTTGACCAGTTGCGCGTACTCGATTTCTCGCAGGCGGGCCCCGGCCCACTGACTGGCGTACTGTTCGCGGACTTCGGCGCAGACGTGATTTCAGTCGAACCACCCGGCGGTGCGACAACACGCACGCTCACCAGCGGGGCACTTCGACCGAACTACATGCGGAACAAACGCTCGCTCGTGTTGAACCTGAAAGCCGAAGACTCCGAGCAAGTCGTCCGCTCGCTCGTCGAGTCCGCGGACGTACTCATCCACAACAACCGACCCGGCACGATGGAGCGACTCGGCTGTGACTACGAGACACTCCGGGCATACAACGACGAACTGGTCTACTGCTCGCTGACCGGCTACGGCGAGAGCGGCCCCTACAGCGACCGGCCGTGTTTCGACCCGCACGCCCAAGCGATGTCCGGGCTGATGTGGAACACCGGTGAACCCGACCGCAAGCCCTCACGGGTCGGGGCTTCGCTCGTCAGTTTCGCCGCCGCCCAAGCCGCCGCGTTTGGTATCATGGGCGCGCTGTGGAACCGCGAGCGGACTGGCGAGGGGCAGAAAGTCGAAGCATCACTGTTCGATACCGCTGGCTCCGCGATGGGCTACTGGTACAGCTATCACGAACTCACGGGGACGGAGCCGACCCGACGGGGCCACTCGTGGGACGGCTACTGTCCCGCTGGCGTCTTCGACACCGCCGACGAACCGGTGTACCTCGCTATCCCCTCACAGCGCCTCTGGAAGCGCTTTTGTTCGGCCATCGACCGCGAAGAGTGGGTCGACCACCCCAAATACGGGAGCGACGAGGACCGTCTCGCCAACCGCGAGGAACTGTTTGCGGCTATCGAAGAGGAGTTCGCCCCCTACGACCGGGCAGAACTCATGGAACTACTATCCGGGAAGGGTGTCCCTGTCTCCGAAGTCCAGACCATTCCCGAAGCCGCAAACGACGACCACCTGCGCGAGCGCGGGACCGTCAGGGAAGTCCCGGATATTGACGGTGACGTGACCGGTTCGATGCCGGCGGTCAAGCCTGCTCGGACCCCACCAACTATCGAGCACGGGCCGCCGGAAGTCGGAGAGCACACCGCCGAAATCCTCACCGACGTCGGCTTCGACACCGACGACATCGTCCAGTTCGACGAGGACGGCGTCGTCAGCGACGCGATGCGAAAGTAGAGACCCCCACCTGTCGACGACTGTTCTTACTGTCGTGTCGCTGCCGCCGCGTCCCGGACGTCGTCGACGAAGGTGTCGAAGTCCGGATTCTCGTCGCCCTCTCTCGCCCACGCGTAAGTGATTGTCCCGCTGTCGTCGATGACGAACACAGCCCTGTCGGCCACCTCCGAGAGACCGTAGAGGTCCTCGATGATGGCGTCGTAGGCGTGAATCACGTCCCGGTCGAAGTCGCTCAGTATCGGGAACGTGAGGTCGTGGCGCTGGATGAAGACGTTGAGCGCGAACGGGAGGTCGACGCTCAGCCCGTATACCCGAGCGTCTATCTCCTCGAACGCCGCCAGTGAATCGCGGAACGTACACATCTCTTCCGTACAGCCTCCGGTAAAGGCCGCCGGGAAGAAGGCGAGGACGATTGGCCCGTCACCGAGTTCGTCGGCAAGCGAGAACTCCCCGATATCGTCGTAGCTATCGCCGTAGGCAATCGGTACTGTGAACGTGGGTGCTGACTCTCCAACTCCGAGCATACGGGTATCAGTGGCGCACTCCAGCCAATAGTTCTGTCGGTGGGTCACACCACGAGGGTAGCGAACGGTCCGAGAGTCCGCGGAGCACTTGCCGGCTACCCCTTCGTCAGATGCGTCCAGAAGATGATGGCACCGCCAGCGAGCAGACAGCAGACGAGACCAGCGAAGGCGACGAGGTAGTTGAACCACTCGGAGACGAACCCGACGTAGGTGGGACCGAGACTGCCGATGCCGAAATACATCGTCCGGAAGATGCCGAAGTCCCCACCCTTGTTCGTATCCGGGAACACGTCCATCAGGAACGCCTGCATGACCGGAGGAAAGCTCAGCAGACCGAGGGCAAACAGCATGATTCCGAACAGAATCACGAGCGGATAGGGGGCGAGTATAATCGTCGTCAGCCCGGCGGCACTGAGGAGGAGTCCCCCCGCCGTAATCGGGAGACGGGCAATGCCGTCGCTCATCTTCCCTGCCAGCGGCATCACGACGATACCGACGACGAAAGGGATGGCGAAGCCGACGGCCGCGAGCTCCGGGGAAAACCCCTTATCTGCTCTGAGCGCCGTCGGAAGAAAACTCAGGACCCCCTGCCACGTCAGCATGTACATCGTGTAAGCGACCACGAGCCAGCGCATCCGACTACGACTGAACACGCGCTTCGTCGAACTGGCGAGTTCCAGTGTAACGCTGGTGACGACGTAGGACTCCTGTGACCAGAGATGTAGAAGGAAGCTGACCGAAAGGAGAACGACGAGGACGGGCAGAAAACCATACTCCCAGACACCTGCCGAGAGAATGACGACGGAGACGGCGGAGGCGAACGCTCCGCCAACCATATTCGCGCTGGTGTTGATACCGAAGGCCTGCCCGCGGCGTTCGACGAACAGGTCCGAGAGCATCGTTCGCGTCGAGATGATGTACAGGCCGGCACCGATGCCGATACAGCCCGCACTCACCACGAACAACGGATAGGTCAGACCGACGAGGAGGAGACCGAATCCGACGACCATCGTCGCCAGTCCGCCGACGATAATCGTCGTCCGGGACCACTGGTCGGCAAAGCGACCCGCCGGATACTGCGAGACGGCAAAGGCGGCCCACATCACGGTCAGTGCCATGCCGGCTTTGGCTGAGGTTATCGAGAGTTCGTCGATTATCGAGGGCAGAACCAGCGGCAACATCTGCCGCCCGATGCTGACGCCGAGCGACCCCAGCGCGAGCACGATGGTTATCCGACCGGTGTATCCCCGTACGAAACTCTCCTCAGTCGTCTCGGCAGACTCGTGCATTCGGGAATCTTCCTGTGGAATGCTTGCGCGGCGGGTGATTAAGTTGTTTCCCCACAACACCTTAGTGGTCGTTCACGAAAGAGAGAGACAATGACTGTCGGCATCCTCGGTGCTGGCGCACTGGGCTGTACCTACGGCGGCTACCTGCACGACGCGGGCGAATCCGCCCACCTCATCGACGTGTGGGACAAGCACGTCGAGGAAATAAATCAGAACGGCCTGACAATCACGAGCGGGGCCGACGAGCGCGTCGTCACGCCCCGCGCGACGACCGACCCCGACGAGGTTGGCGTCGTCGACACCCTGTTCGTTCTCGTGAAAGCGACTCAGACCCGCGAGGCACTCAGCAACGCGGCCGGCGTCGTCGGACCCGAAACGACCGTCGTCACGCTCCAGAACGGCCTGAAAAACGTCGAGATTCTATCCGAGCAGGTGGCCGAGCATCAAATCGTCAGCGGCAGTACGATGGTCGGCGCGACGGTCACCGGCCCCGGATCGGTCCGTCTCTACCGCGTTGCCGATACTGTTGTCGGGGGCGACGACGCGGACCGCGCACGGGAAGTCGTCAGTCTCCTCGAACAGACACCGCTTCCCGCCTCGATGGTTGCCGACCCGCGTGCGGCAATCTGGTCGAAACAGTTGGTCAACGTCGCGGTCAAACCGACCGCCGCACTGACGGAACTGCCAAACGGTGCCCTGGTCGCCTCGGAGCACGTCCTCAGCGTCATGGACCAACTGCTCTCAGAGACGCGGGAGGTCGCCGCCGCCGCTGGCATCGCGCTCGACGAGTCCGACCCCCTCGACCGCGTCATCGACGCCTGCGAACGGACCAGTGAGAAACACTCCTCGATGCTGGTCGATATCGAACAGGAGCGCGAGACGGAAATCGACCACATCAACGGCACGGTCGCAGAATACGGTGCGAGCCACGGCGTCGCCACGCCGTACAACGACCTCGTGACTGCACTGGTCCACGGAAAAGAAGCGACATACCTCGACTAAAAGGAGACCCGAAGCCGACTTGTCGCTATTCTGCAAGCAGGTCGACGACGACTGCCCGCTCGTCGGTGAGGACGACCGGATTCACTTCGAACTCCGATTCTCCCGAGTCAATGTAGAACGCAGCGAGACCCTCCAACGTGTCCACGAGCGCGTCGACTGAGAGGTCGTGACGCCTGTTGTTGTCGAGGATGTGGCCGAGTCGCCCGCCCGTGAGGCGGTCGCGAAGATACTCCCGCTCGGTCGGGAGGAAAACCGTCTCGCGTGCGGTCTCGTCGAACAGTTCGACGTACTCGCCGCCGGGACCGACGAGCATCACCGGCCCGAACTCCGCCGTGTCGAGGAAGCCACAGACGAGTTCGAACCCGTCGACTTGCTCCTGGATGAGCAGTGACGCCTCGGTCAGACCCTCGCGCTCGGCTGTCGAAAGCAGGTCATCCGCGGCTGCCCGGACTTCCCGCTCGGTTCGGCGGTCGGTCCTGACACCGCCGAGTTCCGTCTTGTGTTTCAGTCCCGGCGCGGAGAGTTTGACCGTGACCGGATAGCCGAGGGCTTCGGCGGCGTCGACTGTGCCGTCGACCGACTGTGTGAGCCGATAGGGGACGACATCGACACCCCGTTCGGTCGCCTCCGTGGCGAGTTCCTCCCAGCCGCCCTGCAAAGAGAGGTCGCCAGCTGTCGGTACCTCCGCGGCCAGCGGCGGCGGATTGCGCCGGCGCTCGGTCCACTCCGCGAGGTGGCCGATTTCGCGGACTGCCGTCACTGGGTCTTGATACACCGGTACCCCGTGTGCGTGAAGGTCGGCCAGCAACTCCTCGTCGGGCCAGCCGCCGGTGAAGACGACGACGATGGGCTTTCCGGTCTCGGCTATCAGTTCGTAGATCGTCTCACGAGCCGGACGAACGTACTCCGGCCCCGTGTTGCCAACCTGCAAGAGCATTGCATCGACCGAGGGACTCCGGATAACCGACCCCGCGAGCGTATCTAAGAGGTCGAGGTCCGTCATAATCTTCCCCGTCATGTCGATAGGGTTGGATGCCGAACCGTACTCCGGGAGATGTTCGGAAATCTGTTCTCGGACATCGTCCGGGAGACTCGGCAGGTCGACGCCGTACTCCTCGCAGGCGTCGGCAATAAGCGCACAGGAGCCGCCGCTGGCACTGATGACGCTCAATCCGGGGCCGTCCGGGAACTGTGGCATATCGAGCGTCGAGAAGGCTTCGAGTGCGTCGACGTAGTCCTGCACGGAGTTGAGTTGGACGATACCGGTCTCACGGAGCGCGGCCTCGTACACCTCGCCCGAGTCGGACATCCGCCCGGTGTGTGACTGCGTTGCCTGTTTACCGAGGTCGGAGTCACCGATTTTGAGTGTGAGAATCGGCGTCCCGGTTTCGAGTGCGCGCTGTCCGATTTCGAACAGTCGACGGCCGTCTCCGACGGCCTCCACGAGTGTCACGACGAACGAAACTTCCGGGTCTTCGACGTAGTTTTCGAGAATGTCGAGCAGCGAGAGGTCCGCCTCGTTGCCCGTCGTCACCCACTTTCGCGTGCCGACGCCGGCGTGTGCGGCAATCTGGAGAAACGCACCGCCCATGCCGCCGCTCTGGGAGACGACAGCGAGGCCGTCCGCCTCGAGGTCCAGCCGACAGACGCTCGAAAACGAGAGCGCAATCTGTTCGGGCGTGTTGATGACCCCCTCCGAGTTCGGCCCGAGTATCCGCATGTCGTACTCGTCCGCGATGGCCTTGAGTTCCTGCTCGCTGTCGTCGCGCCCTGTCTCACCGAAGCCGGAACTCCCGATGATGACGTAATCGACACCCGCCTCGCCACACTCGCGGACAGCGTCGATGACGAGCGGTGCCGGCAACATCACGAAGGCGGCCGTCGGCGGGTCCGCGATGTCCAGAATGCTCCCGTAGCACTCCCTGCCGTGGAGGGAGTCGTACTTCGGGTTGACAGGATAGACGGTGCCCGCATAGTCGTTGTCATCCAG contains:
- a CDS encoding acetate--CoA ligase family protein, whose amino-acid sequence is MSERAEIPLEELFTPSSVAVIGASTGRESLGGRIIGYLDDNDYAGTVYPVNPKYDSLHGRECYGSILDIADPPTAAFVMLPAPLVIDAVRECGEAGVDYVIIGSSGFGETGRDDSEQELKAIADEYDMRILGPNSEGVINTPEQIALSFSSVCRLDLEADGLAVVSQSGGMGGAFLQIAAHAGVGTRKWVTTGNEADLSLLDILENYVEDPEVSFVVTLVEAVGDGRRLFEIGQRALETGTPILTLKIGDSDLGKQATQSHTGRMSDSGEVYEAALRETGIVQLNSVQDYVDALEAFSTLDMPQFPDGPGLSVISASGGSCALIADACEEYGVDLPSLPDDVREQISEHLPEYGSASNPIDMTGKIMTDLDLLDTLAGSVIRSPSVDAMLLQVGNTGPEYVRPARETIYELIAETGKPIVVVFTGGWPDEELLADLHAHGVPVYQDPVTAVREIGHLAEWTERRRNPPPLAAEVPTAGDLSLQGGWEELATEATERGVDVVPYRLTQSVDGTVDAAEALGYPVTVKLSAPGLKHKTELGGVRTDRRTEREVRAAADDLLSTAEREGLTEASLLIQEQVDGFELVCGFLDTAEFGPVMLVGPGGEYVELFDETARETVFLPTEREYLRDRLTGGRLGHILDNNRRHDLSVDALVDTLEGLAAFYIDSGESEFEVNPVVLTDERAVVVDLLAE
- a CDS encoding CaiB/BaiF CoA transferase family protein, giving the protein MDETLFDQLRVLDFSQAGPGPLTGVLFADFGADVISVEPPGGATTRTLTSGALRPNYMRNKRSLVLNLKAEDSEQVVRSLVESADVLIHNNRPGTMERLGCDYETLRAYNDELVYCSLTGYGESGPYSDRPCFDPHAQAMSGLMWNTGEPDRKPSRVGASLVSFAAAQAAAFGIMGALWNRERTGEGQKVEASLFDTAGSAMGYWYSYHELTGTEPTRRGHSWDGYCPAGVFDTADEPVYLAIPSQRLWKRFCSAIDREEWVDHPKYGSDEDRLANREELFAAIEEEFAPYDRAELMELLSGKGVPVSEVQTIPEAANDDHLRERGTVREVPDIDGDVTGSMPAVKPARTPPTIEHGPPEVGEHTAEILTDVGFDTDDIVQFDEDGVVSDAMRK
- a CDS encoding ketopantoate reductase family protein gives rise to the protein MTVGILGAGALGCTYGGYLHDAGESAHLIDVWDKHVEEINQNGLTITSGADERVVTPRATTDPDEVGVVDTLFVLVKATQTREALSNAAGVVGPETTVVTLQNGLKNVEILSEQVAEHQIVSGSTMVGATVTGPGSVRLYRVADTVVGGDDADRAREVVSLLEQTPLPASMVADPRAAIWSKQLVNVAVKPTAALTELPNGALVASEHVLSVMDQLLSETREVAAAAGIALDESDPLDRVIDACERTSEKHSSMLVDIEQERETEIDHINGTVAEYGASHGVATPYNDLVTALVHGKEATYLD
- a CDS encoding ABC transporter substrate-binding protein; this encodes MSSDSTGKTLDRRDILKGLSSVPALALAGCALIGGDGGDGGDDGGDGGDDGGDGGSGNVPTQDASELGERVPTLTIEYMTGQAGRTATMEELAPRMAEDLSQIGISAEARGRPNAEVVDDIINDRRAAALWMAMSTSSPDRLDPQEFILRESIGNAGKGGLNLSNWPNCEYSAIAQEQGSVGPEQRRELVDEAFQILGEDYSHMMIVGVLDSQIVHTDQVEMNSTGEAGLRISNPISLVDSRPKNGSEITMSANSQTMARKNWMIQQQGETFFLWNALIFSPLVMYDGNYELQNALASDYSSNEDSTQVTVTLADDAQFHNGDEVTAEHVKFTYEFLQANSAEVYKVTDIPFSSINVIDDKTIEFNFESPYPIFTTRDMATFGILHKDQWQAADGNAGGFQVPDDVWGSGPFELASFQADQSARLTAFDGHPNFQPDHDIVLRGFEDETSAVAAFENGGIDLVTLVTAGTFDRLDGQGDMQGVTSAGLYGGPAIYPQIPMPGVKYKPIRQAIGAAINRQEMNEVVLFGQGSVQLHSQFITQEHPWFPDDAPMYTDDPSGDVEAAQQVLSDADWGWDQDGRLHYPQGADTSPLWPAEGQPSPDDFPCVNAEGEYTG
- a CDS encoding thioredoxin family protein, with product MLTQLLDSGVLTEGESGFQLSEQFVDTVEANQAALDGLTPDESVHAVLGLDSEGPVSELDEADAPFLVEYATLVEMVSDASAEELIRWTAILDQFRADASPTDGSPEPFLDVSGDKLPSYLELFSPAIVYVWREECDPCDIVRGDFENIFGDAPEDIALFSVYGPDNSVMLQERYDVMAGPTVLFMVDGRVDARLVGAHTRETLDSEIDILRDVA
- a CDS encoding MFS transporter, which produces MHESAETTEESFVRGYTGRITIVLALGSLGVSIGRQMLPLVLPSIIDELSITSAKAGMALTVMWAAFAVSQYPAGRFADQWSRTTIIVGGLATMVVGFGLLLVGLTYPLFVVSAGCIGIGAGLYIISTRTMLSDLFVERRGQAFGINTSANMVGGAFASAVSVVILSAGVWEYGFLPVLVVLLSVSFLLHLWSQESYVVTSVTLELASSTKRVFSRSRMRWLVVAYTMYMLTWQGVLSFLPTALRADKGFSPELAAVGFAIPFVVGIVVMPLAGKMSDGIARLPITAGGLLLSAAGLTTIILAPYPLVILFGIMLFALGLLSFPPVMQAFLMDVFPDTNKGGDFGIFRTMYFGIGSLGPTYVGFVSEWFNYLVAFAGLVCCLLAGGAIIFWTHLTKG
- a CDS encoding CapA family protein; protein product: MANTTFRLAATGDAILAEPILERAETDSQFHAVVSTLREADAAVTNFETLVPGDDRPPAHEGGLLHLRSPPAVIDDLVEMGCSFASAGTNHSYDYTHEGIRDTMVAFESHGMTYAGLGRNLADARRPAYRQTPGGRVALVSATTSIPPESEAGRSSPLVPGRPGINPLHVEKIYRLHSERIDQIRAISEATGESDRQRAWKQKGLGIGHDWDDESYVHFDDKKFETVEDESEEGVRYAVDQPDCEAILSTVREASTRAEWVVATLHSHQGTDGQRNMPGTPDFLVEFAHACVDAGADAFVTTGPHVLRGMEVYDGKPIFYSLGNFFLQLEQIDRFPAETYRRFGVTDERPSALFDRWFFEDGQLREDIIGDGPIWETVLPVCTFVGGQLDHIELVPCWLQESRGPSSRGIPVVATGDRADAIVDRFASLSAAFDTTIDCRDGRGIVDI
- a CDS encoding ABC transporter permease, which codes for MVTARFTAAYGRVRSNYFVRNLVDIFQNTLSDRITKVAFAFFIAVVLMGAFGPQIAPYNPSETQYSDSGDILRTQPPSIDHPMGTDRLGRDIFSMVLVGAQPTMLLVVVVGTMILTIGSVVGVTAGYVGGLVDEVLMRFTDFIYSVPLLPAALVLVVILESGFWTTAFIIGALIWRGMARVLRSQVLQVKERPFVMAAKSTGASTPRILLKHIFPNVAPMAILFTAIGAGYAVIIQAGLAFLGLADPSSYTWGIILRNAYQSGVIVDAWWWALFPGLLISFTVLSLFLIGRGYEDDDVAEDMMASA
- a CDS encoding redoxin domain-containing protein; translated protein: MLGVGESAPTFTVPIAYGDSYDDIGEFSLADELGDGPIVLAFFPAAFTGGCTEEMCTFRDSLAAFEEIDARVYGLSVDLPFALNVFIQRHDLTFPILSDFDRDVIHAYDAIIEDLYGLSEVADRAVFVIDDSGTITYAWAREGDENPDFDTFVDDVRDAAAATRQ